The stretch of DNA CCTGCAGGCGATCTTCGATCCCTTCACCCAGGCCGACGCCTCGATGACGCGCCGCTTCGGCGGCACCGGCCTGGGCACCACCATCAGCAAGCAGCTGGTCGAGCTGATGGGCGGGAAGATCTGGGCCGAGAGCGAACTCGGCAAGGGCACCAGCTTCCACGTGCATCTGCCGCTGGTGCTGGCGCGCTTCGCGCAGCAGGCGCCGCGCGTGCGCAGCGCCGCGGTGCTGCCGCCGCTGCGCGTGCTGGCTGCCGACGACGTACCGCAGAACCTGGAGCTGCTGCAGCTCCTGATGGCGCGCCGCGGCCACACGCTCACCGCCGTGGCCGATGGCGCCGCCGTGCTGGAGCAGGCCAAGGAGGGCGACTTCGACCTGGTGCTGATGGACTTCCAGATGCCGACCCTCGACGGCCTGTCCGCCACGCGCGCGATCCGCGCCCATGAGGCGGCCACCGGCAAACGCCGTACGCCGGTGATCGCGATGACCGCCAGCGTGCTGGCAGAACACCGCCGCGCCAGCGTCGAAGTGGGCATGGACGGCTTCGCCACCAAGCCGGTCGACTGGTTCACGCTGTCGCACGAGATCGCGCGCGTGCTCGGCCTCGACCAGCAGCAGGCCCAGGCAGACCGGGACGCGCTTGCGCTGCCCGCCGCGGCGCGCGAGGTGCTGAACCGCCGCGCCGGCCTGCACCGCTGGGCCGACAAGGCCGACGTGTATGCCGAGGCGCTCGATCACTTCGGCCGCCAGTACGCCGACCTGGCCACCACGCTGAAGATGCACGCGGCCGGCGGCTCGCACCAGCAGCTGCGCATGCTGGCGCACAAGGTGCGCGGCGTTGCCGCCAATGTCGGCCTGGAACAGCTGTCCGACGCACTGACCAGGCTCGAGCAGGCCACCAACACCGTCCCGACCGACGAGCGCGAGGCCGCCCAGGCGCTGGACACCGCCACCGCCGCCCTGGGCGACGCGCTGGCCGCGATCCGCGCCGGCAGCCCCCAGCCGACCGTCGCGCCCGAGGCGGCGCCCTATGACCTGGCGCGCGCGCGCCGCGCCGGCGGCGTGCTGCTGCAGGCGCTGCGCCGCGGCGCCCTCGACGATGCCGCCCTGTCGGGGCTGGCGGCGGCGCTGGCCGGCCACCCGGTGGCGCCGCGCGTGGCCCAGATCCAGAGCGCGATCGGCGATTTCGAATTCGACTCCGCCCTGGAACAGCTGGAGGCCGTGATGGCCACGCTGGGCGAACAGGAATAGTTTTTCAGGATTGACCAGCATGACCCAACCCAACAACCGGCCGCTGATCCTCGCGGTCGACGACGAAGCCAGCAACCTGCAGCTGCTGCGCCAGATCCTGCAGGACCACTACCGCCTGCTGTTCGCCAAGGACGGCGCGCGCGCGCTCGAACTGGCGCGCCAGGAACTTCCCGACCTGGTGCTGCTGGACGTGATGATGCCGGGGATGTCCGGCTACGAGGTGTGCGCCGCGCTCAAGGCACACCCGGAGACCGCGGCGCTTCCCGTGATCTTCGTCACCGCGCTCACCGACACCGCCGACGAGCTGGAAGGCTTCGAGGCCGGCGCGGTCGACTACATCACCAAGCCGGTGAGCCCGCCGATCGTGCGTGCGCGCGTGCGCACCCACCTGTCGCTGGTACGCATGGAAGAGCTGCGGGCGACGCGCCTGGAGATCGTCCAGCGCCTCGGCCTGGCCGCCGAATACAAGGACAACGAGACCGGGCTGCACGTGATCCGCATGAGCCACTTCTCGCGCATCCTCGGCATCGCGGCGGGCTTGAGCGAGGTGGAAGCGGACGACCTGCTGCACGCCGCGCCGATGCACGACGTCGGCAAGATCGGCATCCCCGACCGCATCCTGCAGAAACCCGGGCCGCTCGATCCGGACGAATGGAAGATCATGCAGAGCCACGTGACGATCGGCGCCGAGATCATCGGCGAGCACGACGGTGGCATGCTGGCGCTGGCCGCGCAGATCGCGCTGACCCACCACGAGAAGTACGACGGTAGCGGCTACCCGCACGGGCTGCGCGGCGAGGACATCCCGCTGGTCGGACGCATCGTGGCGATCGCCGACGTGTTCGACGCGCTGACCTCGAAACGGCCCTACAAGCGGGCCTGGACCGAGCAGGAAGCGCTGGACTTCCTGCGCGAGCAGAAGGGGCGCCATTTCGACCCGGCGCTGGTGGACCTGTTCATCGAGCAGATGCCGGCGGTGCGGGCGGTGCAGGAGCGCTGGGCGGAAGCCTAAGCGTTATCGCTAATGCTGGTACTGATCGGACGTCGTAGGGTGGACGGCTTCGCCGTCCGCGCGTTCAGCCACCGGTTGAAATGACGTCACGTTTGCTCACCCACTGTTTGAACGCGCGGTCGGCACAGCCGACCACCCTACGAAAACCTCAACGCGTCGGCGGCACGCCGGCCAGCCCGACGCTGCCGCGCGCGTTCGCGGTGGCCTTGCGCGCCACCAGTTCCTTGTACAGGTCGGTGTAGTTGGCCGCCATCTGCTCCGACGTGAACAGCTCGTGGTAGCGCTGTTCGGCGCGCACGCCCATGCGGCGCGCCATCTCCGCGTCGTTCCACAGCGCCTGCAGCGCGCGGCGCAGCGCCGCGGCATCGGAAGGCGGCACCACCAGCCCGGTCTCGCCATGCTGGTTGATGTAGGTGGTGCCGCTGCCGATCTCGCAGGAGATCATCGGCTTGCCGTACATCGCCGCTTCGAGCAGCGAGATGCCGAAGGACTCGGCCCGCAGGTGCGAGGGGAAAGCCATCGCATAGCACAGGCCCAGGAGCGCCGCCTTGTCGGCGTCGTCGACTCCCCCGGTGAACATCACGTGCCTCAGGCCGAGACGCGCCGCCTGCTCGCGCAATGCCTGTTCTTCCGGCCCCGAGCCGACGATCACGATCGGATAATCCAGCCCCTGCGCCGCCTCCAGCAGGACGTGCAGGCCCTTGTAATAACGCAGCACGCCGACGAACAGGAAGAATTTCGGGCCGACCTTGGCGCGCCAGTGCGCCAGGCGGCACGGGTCGACCTGCGGATAGGTGGACTTGTCCAGGCCGTAGGTGATGACGCGGGTCTTGTCGCGGTAGCGCTGCAGCACGTTCGACGAGGCCAGGTAGTTGGGCGAGGCCGCAACGACGGTGTCGACGCTGTCGAAGAAGCGGTGCTTGAGCGGCTGGTACAGGCGCAGCCAGTGCTTCTGGCGCACGATGTCGGCGTGGTAGCTGACCACGGTCGGCTTGTTCACGCGCGCCATGAAGTGCGCCAGGTCCATGAAGGGCCACGGGAAGTGGTAGTGGACCACGTCGGCCTCGCGCGCCATGCGCGACAGCGCGCCGATCGCCTGCAGCGAACAGGCGTTCGAGGCGATCTCGAAATTCTGCGGCACGCGGTGCACGACGTGGCCGTCGAACTGGATCGGGGCCAGGTTCTTCTGGCGCGACAGCGACAGCACGGTGTTGGTCACGCCCAGGCGCGACGTGCCGACGCACAGCTGGCGGATCACCTGTTCGATGCCGCCGACCGAGTCCGGGAAGTACGTCTTGTAGAAATGAAGGACACGCATGTTTGGAAGCTTACTGCGAAAGTAGCGCACGGTACACCTCGGCGGTCTGCCGTGCGGTAGCGTGCCAGGTAAGTTGTTCGGCCCGCTGGCGGCCGGCGGCGATGCAGCGCGCGCGCTCGCGGGCGTCGCTGGCGAGGGTCTGCAGCGCGCTGGCCAGCAGGCCGGTGTCGAGCGGATCGACCTCGAGCGCGGCGCCTTGCGTCACTTCGGGCAGCGAGCTGGCGTTCGAGGCCACCACCGGCACGCGCGAGGCGAAGGCCTCGACCACCGGGATGCCGAAGCCCTCGTACAGCGAAGGAAAGGCAAACACACCCGCGCCCGCATACAGGTGGCGCAGCTGCTGCGCGTCGGTGAGCTTGTCGAGCCAGACCACGTTCTCGCCATCGGCCCGCGCCGTCTCGAGCTGGGCGACCAGCGCTTCGCAGCGCCAGCCGCGCGCGCCGACCACCACCAGGGCGCGCTCGTCGCGCAGTGCCTTCGGCAAGCTCAGCCAGGCATCGAGCAGGCGGCCGACGTTCTTGCGCGGTTGCAGTGTGCCGACAGTAAGGAAATAGCCAGCGCGCAGTTTGTATTGCGCGAGCGTGGCGGCCATCGCCGCTTCGTCGGGCGCCTCGAGCCATTCCTCGTCCACGCCGCAGTAGACGACCGAGACCCGGTTCGGGTCCACGCCGAAGCAGTCGACCAGTTCGTCGATGGCGAAGTGCGACAGCGCGATAACGTGGTCGGCCTTGGCGGCGGCCTTGCGCTGCAGCCAGTTCTTGACACTGCGCAGGCGCGGGTTGCACCACTCGGGGTATTTGATCGGCAGGGCGTCGTGCAGGGTCGCCACCACCGGGCAGTCCATGCGCACGATGCGGTAATCGGTCACGTGGAACAGGTCGGCCGGCATGTGGACACGGTGCGCGGCAGGGGTGGCGAGGTCGACCAGCGAGGCCGCTTCGAAGGATTGCGGCATGGGCTGGCCGATGCTGATGTCCTGCCCCTTGGAGCGGACACGCGGCCAGGAGTACGGCACGACGGTACAGCCGGTACGCGGCAGGTGCCGCATCAGTGCGCGGGTGTAGACGCCGATGCCGTCGAGGCGGCCGCCGGTCAGGCCCGGTTCGATCATGGTCGTTCCGAGCCCGACGGTGAGACCGCCGACCCTCACGCCAGGTACATCCAGCGCAGCGTCTCGGACAGCGGCGTCGGGTCGAGTTGGCCGATGACGGCGGTGAGCTTGCTGTTGCTGCCCGACAGCGTGAGCACGTCGTTGGCGCGCACGAATGCCGGGTTGACGTGCACGTCGATGTGGTAGCCGGCGATCTCGCTCATCATGTCGATCAGGTTGGCCAGCGAGTGCGAGCTGCCGGAGCAGACATTGAAGGCTTCGCCGGCGGGCGCCACGGCCAGCAGGCGGCGGTAGGCGCGCGCCACCATGCGCACGTCGGAGAAGTCGCGCGCGATCGCCAGGTTGCCCAGCTCGATGCGCTTCTCGTTGCGGCGGAAGTGGGACACGATCTTCGGCAGCAGGAAGTTGTCGGTCTGGCCCACGCCGGTATAGTTGAACGGGCGCGCGATGGTGATCGGCAGCTTGTCCATCCACAGGCGCGCCATGTACTCCATGGCCAGCTTGCTGACGGCGTAGTCGTTGGCCGGGCTTGGGGTCACGTTCTCGTCGATGACGGGCACGCTGGCATTGCCGTAGATGTTGGCCGAGGAGGCCAGCAGCACGCTGGTGGGGCGGTGCTTGCCGGCCGCCAGCGCTTCGAGCAGGTTGCGCGTGCCGACCACGTTGACCCGGTAGATCAGTTCAGCGTCGGAATGGGCCACGAAGGCGATGCCGGCCAGGTGGGCCACGACGTCGGGCTGGACCTCGTCGACCATGCGCGCCACGGCGTCGCGGTCGCACAGGTCGACCGCGACGATATCCGGACCGAGCTCTTCGCCGGGCATGACGGTGCCGTAGACACGGTAGCCGGCAGCCGTGAGCTCCTGCGCCATGTAGTAGCCGGTGAAACCGCGCAGGCCCGTGATGAGCGCGCGGCGTCCCTCGCCTTCCCTCCCGCCGATGAAGGCCGGGATGTCGTCCGTGGCCATGCGTTCCATGATCTTAGAACGAGAACCCGATTTCGTTGCGACGCAGGTCGGCGTCGACCATCATCTGGCACAGTTCTTCGAGCGTGGTCTTCGGCTCCCAGCCGAGCACGCGCTTGGCCTTGGCCGGATTGCCGATCAGGAGGTCGACTTCGGCCGGGCGGTAGAACTTCGGCGATACGCGCACCAGCGTCTTGCCGGTACGGGCGCAGCGGCCGGTTTCGTCCTCGCCTTCGCCGGAAAACTCGATGTCGACGTTGGCGCCCTTGAAGGCCATGGTGACGAAGTCGCGCACGGTCTCGGTGCGGTTGGTGGCCAGCACGAAGGTGTCGGGCTCGTCGGCCTGCAGGATGCGCCACATGCCTTCGGCGTATTCCTTGGCGTAGCCCCAGTCGCGCTTGGCGTCGAGGTTGCCCAGTTCGAGCACGTCGAGTTTGTTCAGGACGATCTTGGCGACCGAGTCGGTGATCTTGCGGGTGACGAATTCACGGCCGCGCAGCGGCGACTCGTGGTTGAACAGGATGCCCGAGGAACCGTAGA from Massilia varians encodes:
- a CDS encoding HD-GYP domain-containing protein codes for the protein MTQPNNRPLILAVDDEASNLQLLRQILQDHYRLLFAKDGARALELARQELPDLVLLDVMMPGMSGYEVCAALKAHPETAALPVIFVTALTDTADELEGFEAGAVDYITKPVSPPIVRARVRTHLSLVRMEELRATRLEIVQRLGLAAEYKDNETGLHVIRMSHFSRILGIAAGLSEVEADDLLHAAPMHDVGKIGIPDRILQKPGPLDPDEWKIMQSHVTIGAEIIGEHDGGMLALAAQIALTHHEKYDGSGYPHGLRGEDIPLVGRIVAIADVFDALTSKRPYKRAWTEQEALDFLREQKGRHFDPALVDLFIEQMPAVRAVQERWAEA
- a CDS encoding glycosyltransferase family 4 protein, which translates into the protein MRVLHFYKTYFPDSVGGIEQVIRQLCVGTSRLGVTNTVLSLSRQKNLAPIQFDGHVVHRVPQNFEIASNACSLQAIGALSRMAREADVVHYHFPWPFMDLAHFMARVNKPTVVSYHADIVRQKHWLRLYQPLKHRFFDSVDTVVAASPNYLASSNVLQRYRDKTRVITYGLDKSTYPQVDPCRLAHWRAKVGPKFFLFVGVLRYYKGLHVLLEAAQGLDYPIVIVGSGPEEQALREQAARLGLRHVMFTGGVDDADKAALLGLCYAMAFPSHLRAESFGISLLEAAMYGKPMISCEIGSGTTYINQHGETGLVVPPSDAAALRRALQALWNDAEMARRMGVRAEQRYHELFTSEQMAANYTDLYKELVARKATANARGSVGLAGVPPTR
- a CDS encoding glycosyltransferase family 4 protein — protein: MIEPGLTGGRLDGIGVYTRALMRHLPRTGCTVVPYSWPRVRSKGQDISIGQPMPQSFEAASLVDLATPAAHRVHMPADLFHVTDYRIVRMDCPVVATLHDALPIKYPEWCNPRLRSVKNWLQRKAAAKADHVIALSHFAIDELVDCFGVDPNRVSVVYCGVDEEWLEAPDEAAMAATLAQYKLRAGYFLTVGTLQPRKNVGRLLDAWLSLPKALRDERALVVVGARGWRCEALVAQLETARADGENVVWLDKLTDAQQLRHLYAGAGVFAFPSLYEGFGIPVVEAFASRVPVVASNASSLPEVTQGAALEVDPLDTGLLASALQTLASDARERARCIAAGRQRAEQLTWHATARQTAEVYRALLSQ
- a CDS encoding GDP-mannose 4,6-dehydratase, yielding MATDDIPAFIGGREGEGRRALITGLRGFTGYYMAQELTAAGYRVYGTVMPGEELGPDIVAVDLCDRDAVARMVDEVQPDVVAHLAGIAFVAHSDAELIYRVNVVGTRNLLEALAAGKHRPTSVLLASSANIYGNASVPVIDENVTPSPANDYAVSKLAMEYMARLWMDKLPITIARPFNYTGVGQTDNFLLPKIVSHFRRNEKRIELGNLAIARDFSDVRMVARAYRRLLAVAPAGEAFNVCSGSSHSLANLIDMMSEIAGYHIDVHVNPAFVRANDVLTLSGSNSKLTAVIGQLDPTPLSETLRWMYLA
- the gmd gene encoding GDP-mannose 4,6-dehydratase — translated: MQTTKRALITGITGQDGAYLAQILLEKGYHVTGTFRRSSSVNFWRIEELGIDKHPNLALVEYDLTDLSSSIRLVESSRPDEVYNLAAQSFVGVSFEQPVTTASITGLGAVHLLEAIRIVNPKIRFYQASTSEMFGKVQSIPQVEETPFYPRSPYGVAKLYAHWMTVNYRESYGIYGSSGILFNHESPLRGREFVTRKITDSVAKIVLNKLDVLELGNLDAKRDWGYAKEYAEGMWRILQADEPDTFVLATNRTETVRDFVTMAFKGANVDIEFSGEGEDETGRCARTGKTLVRVSPKFYRPAEVDLLIGNPAKAKRVLGWEPKTTLEELCQMMVDADLRRNEIGFSF